One part of the Moorena sp. SIOASIH genome encodes these proteins:
- a CDS encoding DUF433 domain-containing protein: MSIQQITTEYIAINPDYCYGKPRIAGTIMPVAAIAEMYLDMKQSVEEIAQKYDLSLAQVHGAMAYYFEHWEDIDRHTIETDRLVEEIKVNNPTSKFQQKWRQITGER; this comes from the coding sequence ATGTCTATCCAACAAATAACTACAGAATATATTGCTATAAATCCTGACTATTGTTATGGTAAACCCCGCATCGCTGGGACAATAATGCCTGTTGCTGCCATTGCCGAAATGTATTTGGATATGAAACAATCTGTAGAAGAAATTGCTCAGAAGTATGATCTTTCCTTAGCCCAGGTTCATGGGGCAATGGCATACTATTTTGAGCATTGGGAAGACATTGACCGTCACACCATTGAAACGGATCGACTGGTTGAAGAAATAAAGGTAAATAATCCTACTTCAAAGTTTCAGCAAAAATGGAGACAAATCACGGGTGAAAGATAA
- a CDS encoding O-linked N-acetylglucosamine transferase, SPINDLY family protein, translating into MTNWQQQAEEYLIQGDYSKAASLYEQAIEREPDVIAYYWHLGLLFLLQGQETEAQTTWLLVMAEAESDQLETWTEELFQVLQTEAERRQRLADYAVAWAIRQHMREICPTDLTNLLEIIALGIKLETFRGDDLTELGVIELLQTQPTPECNHQLLKEVLKQILEAQPLHPASLEFTEACLAYLPNPKVWFWPLLSACMKIGYTLKQPTIAASFLECYRSLDPEHIGMLRHLATFYQDAFNYDQGIETAKLCYSLSESLPDQISGINLVLRGIMNAGGYWQEVSAACQTLESLLVSLIKEQPATLSDVQTLRLLTPFFSLAHFQDEPSHFRPILNQIAELFQRNIRAYTKEKADWYGEFLNREQGAGSREQGGKTTRPLKVGYLCHCLRRHSVGWLARWLFEHHDRERFQIYSYFINYKLVNDNLQEWYINQVDHPRKLGIHILEAAEQIYQDQLDILVDLDSITLDITCAVMALKLAPVQVTWLGWDASGLPAIDYVIADPYVLPDSAQEYYSEKIWRLPQTYIAVDGFEVGVPSLRRNHLDIPNDATIYLSSQKGYKRNPDTTRLQMKIIKAVPNSYFLIKGQSDQDSIKRFFNQIAEEEGIECDRLRFLPEVPTEAVHRANLGIADVVLDTYPYNGATTTLETLWMGIPLVTRVGEQFVARNSYTMMVNAGITEGIAWTDDEYIEWGIRLGKDPALRQQISWKLRQSRQTAPLWNGKEFTREMEKAYLEMWRSRE; encoded by the coding sequence ATGACTAACTGGCAGCAACAAGCTGAAGAATATCTAATCCAGGGGGACTACAGTAAAGCCGCAAGCTTATACGAACAGGCTATTGAAAGGGAACCCGATGTCATCGCCTACTACTGGCATTTAGGGTTACTGTTTCTCTTGCAGGGTCAAGAAACAGAAGCGCAAACCACTTGGCTGCTGGTGATGGCGGAGGCGGAGTCAGACCAATTAGAGACGTGGACTGAGGAACTGTTCCAGGTGTTGCAAACCGAAGCTGAGCGCAGACAGAGGTTAGCCGATTATGCTGTAGCCTGGGCAATCCGTCAGCATATGCGGGAAATTTGCCCCACGGACCTGACTAATCTCTTGGAAATTATTGCTTTAGGCATCAAGCTAGAAACCTTTAGGGGTGATGACTTGACCGAGCTGGGGGTAATTGAACTGCTACAAACCCAGCCAACCCCAGAATGCAATCACCAGTTATTAAAAGAGGTTTTGAAGCAGATATTAGAAGCCCAACCATTGCATCCAGCCTCCCTAGAATTTACCGAAGCTTGCTTAGCTTACCTGCCCAATCCTAAGGTTTGGTTCTGGCCATTACTGTCAGCCTGTATGAAAATTGGTTATACGTTAAAGCAGCCTACCATCGCCGCTAGTTTTTTGGAATGTTATCGCTCCTTAGATCCTGAGCATATAGGAATGCTACGACATCTGGCTACTTTTTATCAAGATGCTTTTAATTATGACCAGGGCATAGAAACCGCTAAATTGTGCTATTCCTTATCAGAATCCTTACCAGACCAAATATCCGGAATTAACCTAGTACTGCGGGGGATAATGAATGCTGGGGGCTATTGGCAGGAAGTTTCTGCGGCTTGCCAAACCTTAGAATCACTGCTGGTTTCACTAATTAAGGAACAACCAGCCACCTTGTCTGATGTTCAGACTCTGCGTCTGCTGACCCCATTCTTTTCTCTGGCTCATTTTCAGGACGAGCCTAGTCATTTTAGACCAATTTTGAATCAAATTGCTGAGTTGTTCCAGAGGAATATTCGGGCTTATACGAAGGAAAAAGCAGACTGGTATGGAGAATTTCTGAATAGGGAGCAGGGAGCAGGGAGCAGGGAGCAGGGAGGAAAAACTACCAGACCCTTAAAAGTTGGATACCTGTGTCATTGTTTAAGACGGCATTCCGTGGGCTGGCTAGCCCGTTGGCTGTTTGAGCATCATGACCGGGAGCGGTTTCAAATTTATAGCTATTTTATAAACTACAAGCTGGTAAACGATAACCTCCAAGAGTGGTATATCAATCAGGTAGACCATCCTCGCAAATTAGGGATTCATATACTAGAGGCGGCTGAACAGATTTATCAGGATCAACTGGATATTTTAGTTGACCTCGATAGCATCACCCTCGATATCACCTGTGCAGTTATGGCTCTGAAACTGGCACCAGTACAAGTCACGTGGCTAGGGTGGGATGCTTCAGGATTACCTGCCATTGATTACGTGATTGCTGACCCCTACGTATTACCGGATTCTGCTCAGGAGTACTATTCCGAGAAAATCTGGCGCTTACCCCAAACCTATATTGCTGTAGATGGGTTTGAAGTTGGTGTACCTAGCTTACGTCGGAACCACCTGGATATTCCCAACGATGCCACCATTTATCTCAGTAGTCAGAAGGGATACAAGCGCAATCCCGATACCACAAGGCTGCAAATGAAAATTATCAAAGCGGTCCCCAATAGCTACTTTTTGATTAAAGGCCAATCTGACCAAGACTCGATCAAACGCTTCTTTAACCAGATTGCCGAAGAAGAAGGGATAGAGTGCGATCGCCTCCGGTTTCTACCAGAAGTACCTACGGAAGCGGTTCATCGTGCCAACTTAGGCATTGCGGATGTGGTCCTAGATACCTATCCCTACAATGGAGCCACCACTACCCTGGAAACCCTCTGGATGGGTATTCCCCTAGTCACCAGAGTGGGAGAACAGTTTGTTGCTCGCAACAGTTACACCATGATGGTAAATGCCGGAATCACGGAAGGCATTGCCTGGACAGATGATGAGTATATCGAGTGGGGGATTCGCTTAGGTAAAGACCCTGCTCTGAGACAACAGATTTCCTGGAAACTGCGACAATCTCGACAAACTGCTCCGTTGTGGAATGGTAAGGAGTTTACTAGGGAAATGGAAAAGGCTTATTTGGAAATGTGGCGGAGTAGGGAGTAG
- a CDS encoding type IV pilin-like G/H family protein has translation MKTELKVKLLQHLTQKKQDEGFTLIELLVVIIIIGILSAIALPSFLNQANKAKQSEAKTYVGSMNRSQQAYYLENNEFADNSQFGQLGLGIRTATENYRYGIVEGGQNSTSVAHFGDPTDDDGNLDANSALKAYQGVVALGEIAETEETTTLAVLCESEKSVFKGKETGEDVGINFKDGNPACKDTGWKELS, from the coding sequence ATGAAAACTGAACTAAAAGTTAAACTCCTTCAGCACCTGACCCAGAAAAAGCAAGACGAAGGTTTTACTCTAATTGAACTACTAGTTGTAATCATCATTATTGGAATTCTATCCGCCATTGCGCTGCCTTCTTTCTTGAACCAAGCTAATAAAGCCAAGCAGTCGGAAGCTAAAACTTATGTTGGTTCCATGAATCGATCTCAGCAAGCTTACTACTTGGAAAACAATGAATTTGCTGACAATAGTCAATTTGGTCAGTTAGGTCTTGGCATTAGGACAGCGACTGAGAATTACCGTTACGGCATAGTAGAAGGAGGTCAGAACTCAACAAGCGTCGCTCACTTTGGAGACCCAACAGACGATGATGGTAACCTTGATGCTAACTCTGCCCTTAAGGCATATCAGGGCGTCGTCGCCTTAGGTGAGATCGCAGAGACCGAAGAGACAACTACTTTGGCTGTATTGTGTGAAAGTGAAAAATCTGTATTCAAAGGTAAGGAAACAGGTGAAGATGTAGGAATCAACTTTAAGGATGGTAATCCCGCATGCAAAGATACTGGCTGGAAGGAGTTAAGTTAA